The following are encoded in a window of Impatiens glandulifera chromosome 5, dImpGla2.1, whole genome shotgun sequence genomic DNA:
- the LOC124939362 gene encoding S-protein homolog 6-like, translating into MKTLCIFIFLLTISFSWFFIFTSLVQPDYFVGGVYEIQVINGFRNNSSLPLVIWCTSGDQDDMGGRALQEGDDFGWRVKAGFLRASSHFICTLKWDDKRKRFDAFKVERDSHRCGPLRKCFWLVKEDGFYFSNDGENWMKDFSWS; encoded by the coding sequence ATGAAAACTCTTTGCATCTTCATTTTCCTTCTTACAATCTCCTTCTCCTGGTTCTTCATCTTCACATCTCTCGTGCAACCAGACTATTTCGTCGGAGGTGTCTACGAAATTCAAGTCATCAATGGTTTCCGAAACAACTCATCGCTTCCTCTTGTCATTTGGTGCACTTCGGGCGATCAAGATGATATGGGTGGACGTGCCCTTCAAGAGGGTGATGATTTTGGTTGGAGAGTAAAAGCTGGATTCTTGAGGGCTTCTAGCCATTTCATTTGTACCTTGAAGTGGGATGACAAGAGGAAGAGGTTTGACGCGTTTAAGGTTGAACGCGACAGCCACCGCTGTGGGCCTTTAAGGAAGTGTTTCTGGTTGGTTAAGGAAGATGGATTTTATTTTAGCAATGATGGTGAGAATTGGATGAAGGACTTCTCTTGGTCTTAA